In Pelmatolapia mariae isolate MD_Pm_ZW linkage group LG2, Pm_UMD_F_2, whole genome shotgun sequence, one DNA window encodes the following:
- the tmsb2 gene encoding thymosin beta — translation MSDKPDMTEIARFDKTKLKKTETKEKNPLPTKETIEQERKGDATP, via the exons ATGTCTGACAAGCCTGACATGACCGAGATCGCTCGTTTCGACAAGACGAAGCTGAAGAAGACGgagacaaaagagaaaaaccctCTGCCCACCAAAGAGA CCATTGAGCAAGAGAGGAAAGGCGATGCCACACCTTGA
- the LOC134634734 gene encoding protein Wnt-8a-like, which produces MLLAGQICLSKGARPYKYHECRVGRQTSVASFFSWRSHLEYVTLASAWNTHAMQPLNFSAVLVLFLCCLFQLSSAWTINNFLMTGPKAYLTYASSVRVGAQSGIQECKRQFALEKWNCPENTLSLSPHNGLRSATRETSFVHAISAAGVMYTLTKNCTAGDFDNCGCDDSKIGQPGGVGWIWGGCSDNMAFGEKISKQFVDALEDGHDSRAAVNLHNNEAGRLAIKATMRKACKCHGVSGSCTIQTCWMQMADFREVGNYLKMKYKHAKELEMDKKAARAGNSADNRDAVTHTFLSVATTELVYLESSPNYCVKNQTLGLHGTDGRECFKEDKSMSQWEKNSCRRLCNECGLKVVKKRTEIFTSCNCKFHWCCTVKCEKCKRVVAKYFCAHKSGRKKNKKGRNSAHQQ; this is translated from the exons ATGTTACTTGCTGGACAAATCTGTCTGTCAAAGGGGGCACGACCATATAAATATCATGAGTGCCGAGTAGGGAGACAAACTTCAGTCGCCTCCTTCTTTTCTTGGCGCTCACATCTGGAATACGTCACACTAGCCTCTGCTTGGAATACGCACGCTATGCAACCACTGAATTTCTCTGCAGTCTTGGTTCTGTTCCTGTGCTGTCTTTTTCAGCTGTCGTCTGCTTG GACCATTAATAATTTCTTGATGACTGGACCTAAG GCCTACCTGACCTATGCCAGCAGCGTGCGAGTGGGCGCACAGAGTGGGATACAAGAGTGTAAACGCCAATTCGCTTTGGAGAAGTGGAACTGTCCAGAGAACACGCTTTCCTTGTCCCCACATAACGGCCTGCGGAGTG ccACAAGGGAAACTTCTTTCGTCCATGCCATCAGCGCTGCCGGAGTGATGTACACGCTCACCAAGAACTGTACGGCTGGGGACTTTGACAACTGCGGCTGCGATGACTCCAAAATTGGACAGCCGG GCGGTGTAGGGTGGATTTGGGGAGGATGCAGTGACAATATGGCTTTTGGGGAGAAGATCTCCAAACAGTTTGTGGACGCGCTGGAAGATGGGCATGACTCGCGCGCAGCGGTCAACTTGCATAACAACGAGGCAGGCAGACTG GCAATCAAAGCAACCATGAGGAAAGCCTGCAAATGTCACGGAGTATCTGGAAGCTGCACCATCCAAACCTGCTGGATGCAGATGGCCGATTTCAGAGAAGTGGGTAACTACTTGAAGATGAAGTACAAACATGCAAAGGAACTGGAAATGGACAAGAAAGCGGCGAGAGCAGGGAACAGCGCGGACAACCGAGACGCAGTCACGCACACTTTTTTGAGCGTCGCTACAACGGAACTCGTTTACCTGGAGAGTTCTCCAAATTACTGCGTCAAGAACCAGACCCTCGGACTCCACGGTACAGACGGACGGGAGTGCTTTAAGGAGGACAAGAGCATGTCCCAGTGGGAGAAAAATAGCTGCCGCAGATTGTGCAATGAATGCGGCCTGAAAGTGGTGAAGAAACGCACAGAGATTTTCACCAGCTGCAACTGCAAATTTCACTGGTGTTGCACAGTCAAGTGTGAAAAATGCAAGCGAGTTGTAGCCAAATATTTTTGTGCGCACAAAAgtgggaggaaaaagaacaaaaaaggcaGGAACAGTGCGCATCAACAATGA
- the LOC134634750 gene encoding protein Wnt-8-like, with protein MTGSKDYLTYAKSVQVGTQIGVEECKRQFAWDRWNCPDTATQLKGLKRATRETAFVHAISSAGVMYTLTRNCSLGELENCGCDGSKNGKLGGRGWLWGGCSANVEFGERISKEYVDAEETGQDSRAAVNLHNNAAGRLAVKDTMTRICRCHGMSESCSVKTCWTQLSDFRAVGNYLRIKYSHAEKLDIDQKRMNAGNSADIQGAIMDALGSIAQSELIYLQDSPDYCRKNASLGAHGTEGRECLLHGQGLTQGERRSCRRLCHECGLRVEEKRTEVMRSCNCKFHWCCKVHCEDCAHVTVKHVCGRKDGGDGKRRDRGPK; from the exons ATGACGGGGTCAAAG GACTATCTCACCTATGCAAAGAGCGTGCAGGTGGGCACACAGATTGGCGTTGAGGAGTGCAAACGCCAGTTTGCCTGGGATAGATGGAACTGCCCCGACACCGCAACTCAGCTCAAAGGACTGAAACGAG CCACCAGAGAAACGGCTTTCGTTCATGCTATCAGTTCAGCAGGGGTCATGTACACTCTGACCAGGAACTGCAGTCTTGGTGAACTCGAAAACTGTGGCTGCGATGGTTCAAAGAACGGAAAGCTTG GCGGTCGCGGATGGTTGTGGGGGGGCTGCAGTGCTAACGTGGAGTTTGGAGAGAGGATTTCCAAAGAGTACGTGGATGCGGAAGAGACGGGTCAGGACTCTAGGGCTGCTGTCAACCTCCACAACAACGCGGCTGGCCGGCTG GCCGTGAAAGACACAATGACGCGTATCTGCAGATGCCACGGAATGTCTGAGAGCTGCAGTGTCAAAACCTGCTGGACACAGCTGTCCGATTTCAGAGCCGTGGGCAATTACTTGAGGATCAAGTACAGTCACGCTGAAAAGCTGGACATCGACCAAAAGCGCATGAACGCCGGAAACAGCGCGGACATCCAAGGTGCCATCATGGACGCGCTCGGCAGCATCGCTCAGTCAGAGCTCATCTACCTACAGGACTCTCCAGACTACTGCAGGAAGAACGCCAGCTTGGGGGCGCACGGCACGGAGGGCAGGGAGTGTCTGCTGCACGGACAGGGCTTGACGCAAGGGGAAAGAAGGAGCTGCCGCAGGCTGTGTCACGAATGCGGCCTGAGAGTGGAAGAAAAGCGCACAGAGGTGATGAGAAGCTGTAACTGCAAATTCCACTGGTGCTGTAAGGTGCACTGCGAGGACTGCGCCCACGTTACAGTCAAACACGTGTGCGGCAGGAAGGACGGTGGGGATGGAAAACGAAGAGATCGTGGACCCAAATGA